The Saccopteryx leptura isolate mSacLep1 chromosome 2, mSacLep1_pri_phased_curated, whole genome shotgun sequence genome has a window encoding:
- the TRMT1L gene encoding TRMT1-like protein isoform X1 → MEAVTMENMAEEELLSLEEEEKVVAQDSARVPAPASAPAPAPALAQAPVLSPSLASAPDEAESNGLVSPLKSVLTRQDEDGVSEIELKIEEKVTEVVKKSPSILDSSDLIRERHISIQRQLADLEKLASVTEGDLDSASSLNSDNPDAGNKQACPLCPKERFRSCNNHKLRRHLQNLHWKVSVEFEGYRMCICHLSCRPVKPNIIGEQISSKMGAHYHCIICSATIARRTDMLGHVRRHVNKGETKSKYIAASAAKPPNEILKEADTDVQVCPNYSVPQKTDSYFNPKMKLNRQLIFCTLAALAEERKPLECLDAFGATGIMGLQWAKHLGNAVKVTINDLNENSVTLIQENCHLNKLKVVVDSKEEEESEDILEGEEKLGNIEVTKMDANVLMHLRSFDFIHLDPFGTSVNYLDSAFRNIRNLGIVSVTSTDISSLYAKAQHVARRHYGCNIVRTEYYKELAARIVVAAVARAAARCNKGIEVLFAVALEHFVLVVVRVLRGPTSADETAKKIQYLIHCQWCEERIFQKDGNMVEENPYRQLPCNCHGSMPGKTAIELGPLWSSSLFNTGFLKRMLFESFRHGLDDIQTLIKTLIFESECTPQSQFSIHVPSNLSKQEEHVFIKTTDDTTTDNYITQGKRKGGETIINLAKKQKTDVSTEHPPFYYNIHRHSIKGMNMPKLKKFLCYLSQAGFRVSRTHFDPMGVRTDAPLTQFKSILLKYSTPTYTGGQAEGHIQSPPEDPVADRVEMAGNDKADSSSCRRW, encoded by the exons atgGTCTAGTTAGTCCTTTGAAATCAGTCTTAACTAGGCAAGATGAAGATGGCGTATCTGAGATAGAATTGAAAATTGAGGAAAAAGTAACGGAAGTTGTAAAGAAATCTCCTAGCATTCTGGACTCATCTGATTTAATAAGAG AGAGACACATCTCAATTCAAAGGCAGCTTGCTGATCTAGAGAAATTAGCTTCTGTAACTGAAGGTGATTTGGACTCTGCTAGTTCATTGAATTCAGATAATCCTGATGCAG GAAACAAACAGGCTTGTCCATTGTGTCCTAAGGAAAGATTCAGATCTTGTAATAACCATAAGCTTCGTCGGCACCTTCAAAATTTACACTGGAAAGTCTCAGTTGAATTTGAAG GTTACAGGATGTGCATTTGTCATTTATCTTGTCGACCAGTGAAACCAAACATTATTGGAGAACAG ATATCCAGTAAAATGGGCGCCCATTATCATTGTATCATTTGTTCAGCAACAATTGCCAGACGGACTGATATGCTTGGGCATGTTAGGCGTCATGTGAATAAAGGAGAGACTAAATCCAAGTATATTGCTG CTTCTGCTGCTAAACCAcctaatgaaattttaaaagaggCAGACACAGATGTTCAAGTTTGTCCTAACTATTCTGTACCTCAGAAAACAGATTCCTATTTTAATCCCAAAATGAAACTAAATCG GCAGCTAATATTCTGTACTTTGGCTGCTCTGGCTGAAGAACGAAAACCCTTAGAATGTCTAGATGCCTTTGGAGCCACTG GGATAATGGGGTTACAATGGGCAAAACATCTTGGAAATGCAGTCAAGGTCACAATTAATGACTTGAATGAAAATTCTGTGACATTGATTCAGGAAAACTGCCATTTAAACAAGTTGAAAGTAGTGGTGGAcagtaaggaagaagaagagagtgagGATATTCTTGAAGGAGAGGAAAAGCTTGGTAATATTGAAGTGACCAAAATGGATGCCAATGTTCTGATGCATTTGAGATCTTTTGATTTTAT ACACCTAGACCCTTTTGGAACATCAGTGAACTACCTAGATTCTGCATTCAGAAATATAAGGAACCTTGGCATAGTATCAGTGACTTCTACAGATATCAGTTCTCTATATGCCAAGGCCCAGCATGTTGCCCGGCGTCACTATGGCTGTAACATCGTCCGAACTGAGTATTACAAGGAACTAGCAGCCAGAATTGTTGTAGCTGCAGTGGCAAG aGCTGCAGCTCGATGTAACAAAGGCATAGAAGTACTGTTTGCGGTGGCTCTGGAACATTTTGTCTTGGTTGTTGTGAGAGTTTTGCGGGGGCCTACTTCTGCAGATGAAACAGCCAAGAAGATTCAGTATCTGATCCATTGTCAGTGGTGTGAAGAGAGGATTTTTCAGAAGGATGGTAATATGGTAGAAG AAAACCCGTATAGACAGCTGCCCTGTAACTGTCATGGAAGCATGCCTGGAAAGACAGCAATAGAACTTGGACCTCTATG gtCAAGTTCCCTTTTCAATACTGGATTTCTCAAAAGAATGCTATTTGAGTCTTTTCGTCATGGTTTAGATGACATTCAGACCCTAATAAAGACACTAATCTTTGAGTCAGAGTGTACTCCTCAAAgccagttttcaattcatgtccCTTCAAATCTCAGCAAGCAAG AAGaacatgtatttattaaaactACAGATGATACCACAACAGATAATTATATTACACAAG gaaagagaaaaggtgGTGAAACAATCATAAATTTAGCCAAGAAGCAAAAGACTGATGTCAGTACTGAACATCCTCCCTTTTATTACAACATCCACAGACACAGCATAAAAGGGATGAATATGCCAAA GTTAAAAAAGTTTCTGTGCTACCTTTCTCAAGCAGGCTTTCGAGTAAGCCGAACTCATTTTGACCCGATGGGCGTTCGTACAGATGCACCTCTGACACAgtttaaatctatccttttaaaaTACAGCACCCCCACCTACACTGGAGGACAGGCCGAGGGCCACATCCAGTCACCACCAGAAGATCCGGTAGCCGACAGGGTTGAAATGGCAGGGAATGACAAGGCAGACTCAAGCAGTTGCAGAAGATGGTAA
- the TRMT1L gene encoding TRMT1-like protein isoform X2, translating into MEAVTMENMAEEELLSLEEEEKVVAQDSARVPAPASAPAPAPALAQAPVLSPSLASAPDEAESNGLVSPLKSVLTRQDEDGVSEIELKIEEKVTEVVKKSPSILDSSDLIRERHISIQRQLADLEKLASVTEGDLDSASSLNSDNPDAGNKQACPLCPKERFRSCNNHKLRRHLQNLHWKVSVEFEGYRMCICHLSCRPVKPNIIGEQISSKMGAHYHCIICSATIARRTDMLGHVRRHVNKGETKSKYIAASAAKPPNEILKEADTDVQVCPNYSVPQKTDSYFNPKMKLNRQLIFCTLAALAEERKPLECLDAFGATGIMGLQWAKHLGNAVKVTINDLNENSVTLIQENCHLNKLKVVVDSKEEEESEDILEGEEKLGNIEVTKMDANVLMHLRSFDFIHLDPFGTSVNYLDSAFRNIRNLGIVSVTSTDISSLYAKAQHVARRHYGCNIVRTEYYKELAARIVVAAVARAAARCNKGIEVLFAVALEHFVLVVVRVLRGPTSADETAKKIQYLIHCQWCEERIFQKDGNMVEENPYRQLPCNCHGSMPGKTAIELGPLWSSSLFNTGFLKRMLFESFRHGLDDIQTLIKTLIFESECTPQSQFSIHVPSNLSKQGKRKGGETIINLAKKQKTDVSTEHPPFYYNIHRHSIKGMNMPKLKKFLCYLSQAGFRVSRTHFDPMGVRTDAPLTQFKSILLKYSTPTYTGGQAEGHIQSPPEDPVADRVEMAGNDKADSSSCRRW; encoded by the exons atgGTCTAGTTAGTCCTTTGAAATCAGTCTTAACTAGGCAAGATGAAGATGGCGTATCTGAGATAGAATTGAAAATTGAGGAAAAAGTAACGGAAGTTGTAAAGAAATCTCCTAGCATTCTGGACTCATCTGATTTAATAAGAG AGAGACACATCTCAATTCAAAGGCAGCTTGCTGATCTAGAGAAATTAGCTTCTGTAACTGAAGGTGATTTGGACTCTGCTAGTTCATTGAATTCAGATAATCCTGATGCAG GAAACAAACAGGCTTGTCCATTGTGTCCTAAGGAAAGATTCAGATCTTGTAATAACCATAAGCTTCGTCGGCACCTTCAAAATTTACACTGGAAAGTCTCAGTTGAATTTGAAG GTTACAGGATGTGCATTTGTCATTTATCTTGTCGACCAGTGAAACCAAACATTATTGGAGAACAG ATATCCAGTAAAATGGGCGCCCATTATCATTGTATCATTTGTTCAGCAACAATTGCCAGACGGACTGATATGCTTGGGCATGTTAGGCGTCATGTGAATAAAGGAGAGACTAAATCCAAGTATATTGCTG CTTCTGCTGCTAAACCAcctaatgaaattttaaaagaggCAGACACAGATGTTCAAGTTTGTCCTAACTATTCTGTACCTCAGAAAACAGATTCCTATTTTAATCCCAAAATGAAACTAAATCG GCAGCTAATATTCTGTACTTTGGCTGCTCTGGCTGAAGAACGAAAACCCTTAGAATGTCTAGATGCCTTTGGAGCCACTG GGATAATGGGGTTACAATGGGCAAAACATCTTGGAAATGCAGTCAAGGTCACAATTAATGACTTGAATGAAAATTCTGTGACATTGATTCAGGAAAACTGCCATTTAAACAAGTTGAAAGTAGTGGTGGAcagtaaggaagaagaagagagtgagGATATTCTTGAAGGAGAGGAAAAGCTTGGTAATATTGAAGTGACCAAAATGGATGCCAATGTTCTGATGCATTTGAGATCTTTTGATTTTAT ACACCTAGACCCTTTTGGAACATCAGTGAACTACCTAGATTCTGCATTCAGAAATATAAGGAACCTTGGCATAGTATCAGTGACTTCTACAGATATCAGTTCTCTATATGCCAAGGCCCAGCATGTTGCCCGGCGTCACTATGGCTGTAACATCGTCCGAACTGAGTATTACAAGGAACTAGCAGCCAGAATTGTTGTAGCTGCAGTGGCAAG aGCTGCAGCTCGATGTAACAAAGGCATAGAAGTACTGTTTGCGGTGGCTCTGGAACATTTTGTCTTGGTTGTTGTGAGAGTTTTGCGGGGGCCTACTTCTGCAGATGAAACAGCCAAGAAGATTCAGTATCTGATCCATTGTCAGTGGTGTGAAGAGAGGATTTTTCAGAAGGATGGTAATATGGTAGAAG AAAACCCGTATAGACAGCTGCCCTGTAACTGTCATGGAAGCATGCCTGGAAAGACAGCAATAGAACTTGGACCTCTATG gtCAAGTTCCCTTTTCAATACTGGATTTCTCAAAAGAATGCTATTTGAGTCTTTTCGTCATGGTTTAGATGACATTCAGACCCTAATAAAGACACTAATCTTTGAGTCAGAGTGTACTCCTCAAAgccagttttcaattcatgtccCTTCAAATCTCAGCAAGCAAG gaaagagaaaaggtgGTGAAACAATCATAAATTTAGCCAAGAAGCAAAAGACTGATGTCAGTACTGAACATCCTCCCTTTTATTACAACATCCACAGACACAGCATAAAAGGGATGAATATGCCAAA GTTAAAAAAGTTTCTGTGCTACCTTTCTCAAGCAGGCTTTCGAGTAAGCCGAACTCATTTTGACCCGATGGGCGTTCGTACAGATGCACCTCTGACACAgtttaaatctatccttttaaaaTACAGCACCCCCACCTACACTGGAGGACAGGCCGAGGGCCACATCCAGTCACCACCAGAAGATCCGGTAGCCGACAGGGTTGAAATGGCAGGGAATGACAAGGCAGACTCAAGCAGTTGCAGAAGATGGTAA
- the TRMT1L gene encoding TRMT1-like protein isoform X3, whose translation MEAVTMENMAEEELLSLEEEEKVVAQDSARVPAPASAPAPAPALAQAPVLSPSLASAPDEAESKRHISIQRQLADLEKLASVTEGDLDSASSLNSDNPDAGNKQACPLCPKERFRSCNNHKLRRHLQNLHWKVSVEFEGYRMCICHLSCRPVKPNIIGEQISSKMGAHYHCIICSATIARRTDMLGHVRRHVNKGETKSKYIAASAAKPPNEILKEADTDVQVCPNYSVPQKTDSYFNPKMKLNRQLIFCTLAALAEERKPLECLDAFGATGIMGLQWAKHLGNAVKVTINDLNENSVTLIQENCHLNKLKVVVDSKEEEESEDILEGEEKLGNIEVTKMDANVLMHLRSFDFIHLDPFGTSVNYLDSAFRNIRNLGIVSVTSTDISSLYAKAQHVARRHYGCNIVRTEYYKELAARIVVAAVARAAARCNKGIEVLFAVALEHFVLVVVRVLRGPTSADETAKKIQYLIHCQWCEERIFQKDGNMVEENPYRQLPCNCHGSMPGKTAIELGPLWSSSLFNTGFLKRMLFESFRHGLDDIQTLIKTLIFESECTPQSQFSIHVPSNLSKQEEHVFIKTTDDTTTDNYITQGKRKGGETIINLAKKQKTDVSTEHPPFYYNIHRHSIKGMNMPKLKKFLCYLSQAGFRVSRTHFDPMGVRTDAPLTQFKSILLKYSTPTYTGGQAEGHIQSPPEDPVADRVEMAGNDKADSSSCRRW comes from the exons AGAGACACATCTCAATTCAAAGGCAGCTTGCTGATCTAGAGAAATTAGCTTCTGTAACTGAAGGTGATTTGGACTCTGCTAGTTCATTGAATTCAGATAATCCTGATGCAG GAAACAAACAGGCTTGTCCATTGTGTCCTAAGGAAAGATTCAGATCTTGTAATAACCATAAGCTTCGTCGGCACCTTCAAAATTTACACTGGAAAGTCTCAGTTGAATTTGAAG GTTACAGGATGTGCATTTGTCATTTATCTTGTCGACCAGTGAAACCAAACATTATTGGAGAACAG ATATCCAGTAAAATGGGCGCCCATTATCATTGTATCATTTGTTCAGCAACAATTGCCAGACGGACTGATATGCTTGGGCATGTTAGGCGTCATGTGAATAAAGGAGAGACTAAATCCAAGTATATTGCTG CTTCTGCTGCTAAACCAcctaatgaaattttaaaagaggCAGACACAGATGTTCAAGTTTGTCCTAACTATTCTGTACCTCAGAAAACAGATTCCTATTTTAATCCCAAAATGAAACTAAATCG GCAGCTAATATTCTGTACTTTGGCTGCTCTGGCTGAAGAACGAAAACCCTTAGAATGTCTAGATGCCTTTGGAGCCACTG GGATAATGGGGTTACAATGGGCAAAACATCTTGGAAATGCAGTCAAGGTCACAATTAATGACTTGAATGAAAATTCTGTGACATTGATTCAGGAAAACTGCCATTTAAACAAGTTGAAAGTAGTGGTGGAcagtaaggaagaagaagagagtgagGATATTCTTGAAGGAGAGGAAAAGCTTGGTAATATTGAAGTGACCAAAATGGATGCCAATGTTCTGATGCATTTGAGATCTTTTGATTTTAT ACACCTAGACCCTTTTGGAACATCAGTGAACTACCTAGATTCTGCATTCAGAAATATAAGGAACCTTGGCATAGTATCAGTGACTTCTACAGATATCAGTTCTCTATATGCCAAGGCCCAGCATGTTGCCCGGCGTCACTATGGCTGTAACATCGTCCGAACTGAGTATTACAAGGAACTAGCAGCCAGAATTGTTGTAGCTGCAGTGGCAAG aGCTGCAGCTCGATGTAACAAAGGCATAGAAGTACTGTTTGCGGTGGCTCTGGAACATTTTGTCTTGGTTGTTGTGAGAGTTTTGCGGGGGCCTACTTCTGCAGATGAAACAGCCAAGAAGATTCAGTATCTGATCCATTGTCAGTGGTGTGAAGAGAGGATTTTTCAGAAGGATGGTAATATGGTAGAAG AAAACCCGTATAGACAGCTGCCCTGTAACTGTCATGGAAGCATGCCTGGAAAGACAGCAATAGAACTTGGACCTCTATG gtCAAGTTCCCTTTTCAATACTGGATTTCTCAAAAGAATGCTATTTGAGTCTTTTCGTCATGGTTTAGATGACATTCAGACCCTAATAAAGACACTAATCTTTGAGTCAGAGTGTACTCCTCAAAgccagttttcaattcatgtccCTTCAAATCTCAGCAAGCAAG AAGaacatgtatttattaaaactACAGATGATACCACAACAGATAATTATATTACACAAG gaaagagaaaaggtgGTGAAACAATCATAAATTTAGCCAAGAAGCAAAAGACTGATGTCAGTACTGAACATCCTCCCTTTTATTACAACATCCACAGACACAGCATAAAAGGGATGAATATGCCAAA GTTAAAAAAGTTTCTGTGCTACCTTTCTCAAGCAGGCTTTCGAGTAAGCCGAACTCATTTTGACCCGATGGGCGTTCGTACAGATGCACCTCTGACACAgtttaaatctatccttttaaaaTACAGCACCCCCACCTACACTGGAGGACAGGCCGAGGGCCACATCCAGTCACCACCAGAAGATCCGGTAGCCGACAGGGTTGAAATGGCAGGGAATGACAAGGCAGACTCAAGCAGTTGCAGAAGATGGTAA